The Candidatus Dependentiae bacterium genome includes the window AATCGCTTGCACAACTTGAAGGTAGTTTTTCCAGCTGGATTTTCGCTATCGAAAAAACTTTAATTAAAGCACTCGCGTTTTCAGAAGCAAGCTTTGAATTTATTGATGAAGAGATGACATTTTCTAATCAGATTAAACAAATGATTAGCTCAACACTACAGACTATCACCGTAATAAAAAAAACATTTGACCAGCAATTGCATATTCGACAAGGTGTCCGCATTGCTATCATTGGATCGGTGAATGCTGGAAAATCTTCACTCTTTAATGCTTTACTTCACAAAGAACGCGCTATTGTTACCAACATTGCAGGCACAACACGTGATGTTATTGAAGCTGGTGTTTATAAAGATAATTCTTATTGGACACTTATCGACACAGCAGGACTGCGGCAAACCAATGATATTATTGAAAAAGAAGGCATTAAGCGATCTGGCCAAGAGGCGCAACTCGCTGATATTATTCTCTTAGTTTTTGATGGATCACGAACCATAAGTGGCGATGAGCAGATCGTCTACAAAGAGTTGTTGGAAAAATATCAACACAAAACTATTATCATACAAAATAAAGCCGATTTGCCTGCTCATTACAATGAATTAATCGCTCAGCTATCTGGCGTCATAGCATTATCAAGCAATGATGCAATTGCTGTTGCCAAGGTCGAAGAAAAAATTTCCTCAACAATAACTGCTTTGCTAGAAAAAAACGAGTCGCCATTTTTACTCAACAAGCGGCATTACAATTTGCTCATTGATCTTGAAAAGCGCTTACTAGAAATAGACAGCATGTTATTACATGAATCGCCGGCATATGAATTATTGTCTTATCACCTCAATGACGCATTGGCATTCCTTTGTGAATTAACAGGAAAAACTATTAGCGAACAAGGTATGGATGCAGTTTTTAGAGAATTTTGCGTTGGAAAATAAATAATAAACAAGATATTAAAAATTAAAGATTATTAGGGCATTGGCAATGAAAAAAATTGTTATCTTTAGTTCTTATGGCGGCGGTGGCCATACTGCAGTTGCAAATGCTTTAACCGGCTATTTAAGTAATGAATATGAAATAGTCGTCACCAATGTTTTTAGCCAGGTACTTGGATCTCTTGACCCTATTAAAACATTTTCTTTTGGAAAAGGTTCAGGGGAAGATGTATACAACTACTTCATGCCACTCAAATGGTATGGCTTTCTTAATTTTTACTACTCCCTTGGCGCAATTTTCTTTAATTTGCGCCGCACAAAAGTTAAAAAATTATTAAAAACCTACATTCAAGAGCAAAAACCGGACATTATTATCTCGGTGATTCCCATAATCAATAACAGTATTTTATGTGTTGCCCAAGAACTCAACATTCCTTTTTTACTTATACCTACTGACTTAGATATTACCACTTTCCTTGAAGGCATCAAAAGCCCAGCCTACGAAAAATTTAAAATAGCTCTAGCTTTTGAAGACGAAGAAGCCCGTGCAAGACTTTCCCAAGCAAAAATAGAAGAAAAAACAACACACATTACTGGATTTGTAGTCCGTCCCGATTTTTTTGAGCCCAAAAATCGCTCATTACTCAAAAGGGAATTTAAATTAGAAGAAGATAAGCCCACTGTGCTGCTCTTGCTTGGCGCTGTAGGATTACAATCCTTATATTCATTTACACAAGAACTGGGAAAGCTTTCTTTTCCCGTTAACCTCATAATCTGCACCGGTAGGCAAGTTGAAATTAAAAATAAAATTGATGCTTTGCGGTTCCCTAACCATATCACTAAAGTCACTGTAGGTTTTACCCACCGCATCTCTGATTTAATGGCAATGGCAGACATTCTTATTACTAAATCTGGATCCGTTAGTGTCTGCGAATCAATATATACTGAGCTACCAATGATTCTGGATGCTACCACAAAAATACTAGCCTGGGAACAAGCAAATCATCGCTTTGTACAACGTCACAAACTTGGTACTTCGGTAATGAAAGAAAACAACTTAGCAACTCTTGTCACCCAACTATTAAAAAATTCTGCCATCTTTGCATCGTACCAAAACAATCTCGCCTTGTTGCAAAAAAAGCATGGCGGCAACCAAGTAAAAAATCTTATTAAATCAATGCTCTAGCATTCTACTCCACCACTATGTCATGCTATAAAAAATGGATGAGTTATTGAACTAGCCCCACACACGGCTAAAAAGCCGTGGTTTAGGGGACCCCTGGAAAAAGGGCTTTAGCCCATAATCACAGTCTTGAAAAAACGTAAGGTTTTCTGGGGATAAAACAATGGTGGGTTATGAAAAAAATAATAATTTTTACTTCTACTGGTGGAGGCGGCCACACTGCCGTTTCAAATGCTTTAAAAAAGTACCTAGATGATACATATACCATAGAAATCAACGATGTGTTTAACGATGTTCTAGGGCCACTTGATCTTACCAACTATCTTACTGGTGGAAGATTAACCTATGTGGGTATCTATAATTATTACACCGCCAAAAAATGGTATCGCTTCCTTAACTTTATGTTTAAGCCTGCTGCTTGGTTCTTTAACACCATTGCGCGAACTAAAATACACACGCTCCTCAAAAACTACTTTACGCAAACAAAGCCCGATCTTATTATTTCCGTTGCGCCACTGGTTAACAGCTTTATTCTTGATGTTGCACAACAAAAAAACATTCCTTTTCTTCTGGTTCCCACGGATCTTGATCTCGACACCTTTATCATCAACATAAAAAAACCAACCTATAAAAAATTTAAGATTGCTTTGCCTTTTGATGATGCACAAGAAAAGAACGAGCTTGCTCAAGCAAAAATTCCGTCTTCCATGTATGACATTACAGGATTTGTAGTAGGGCCAGAATTTTTTGAACCAAAAGATAAAGATGCTATCAAAAATCAGTATAAAATCACAAAAGACAAACCTGTCATTCTTGTAATATTGGGATCTCTTGGCTCGCAAGCACTTTATGAATTTGCGCAACAACTCGCACAACTTTCATTTCCTGCTCATCTTATTCTGTGTTTGGGCAAAGAAGCGCTTTCAAAAGAAGCTGTTCAATCTATCACGTTTCCCAAGTATATAACGGTATCGATGATAGCATTTACCGATCGAGTCTCAGATCTCATGGCAATAGCCGATCTTCTTATTACAAAATCTGGATCAGTAAGTGTGAATGAAGCAATCTATATGAATCTACCAATGATATTAGATGCAACATCATCCATTCTCACCTGGGAAGCATATAATCATGATTTTATAAAAAAACATGGGTTTGGCACCAATATCACCGATTTTACTCAATTGACACAACTGGTAACTTATATACTTATGCCTCCTGCAACTCAACTAGGTTTATATAAAAATAATCTCGTTATCTTTGAAAAAAAACATGGTGGCGATGAAATCAAAAAACTCATTAAAGCTATAATTTAAAGTTCAGGTGCAAAACCTGTTTATTTGCTATAATGAACCTTAATAAGTACTTATTGCTCTCTAATTTCACCACAAAAAAATACAAATCGATCACTTTAGGTTAAAGGACCAATTGCATGGAGCATATATTAAAAACAATCACTCTCGCTCCCGACACCAATCTCGTTATTTCTAGACCGAGCGTTGACGACGCCGCTGCCATTATTGAATTTCTCAATATGGTGGGTGGGGAAACAGATTTTTTAACCTTTGGACTCAATGGTTTTCCACTTTCTCTGGCAGAAGAACAACAAACGATTGTAGAAAGTTTGGAATTTAATATTTGCTTGATGCTTGTTGGTAGGGTCAATGGTGAAATTGCCTCGCAGTTGTTTCTGCAACGCTCCAAAGATGTTCCTTTGACTTCGATTGGCGATATTGGGATTTCAGTCAGTAAAAAATACTGGGGCTTATCTATAGGGCGCCATATGATAATGACGGCCATAGAATGGGCAAAAACTAACAATCTCACAAAATTGCAGCTTCAAGTAAGTTCAAATAATGAGCGAGCAATTGGCTTATATAAAAAATTAGGCTTCATTATTGAAAACACCGTCACACAAGATATCATGAAAATTAATGACACTCCATGCGACGACTACATTATGGGCTTAGAATTGTAATCAGAGAAAACCAAAACAAAAAATAGGGCAATGAGATAAAACTCATTGCCCTATTTATATAATCTCTAAAAAGTTAGAAATTAACCAACCATTACGCGAACTTCATCACGTCTGTTTGGCCATTGTTCTTTTCTGTCACCAGTAACTGGTTTGCCATTAAGCATCGCTGGAACTTCTTTTCCGCGACCAATAATCTTAATGTTTTCTTTTGGAATACCTTTTACTACCAATGCATCACGAAGAACCGCAGCACGTTTTTCTGATAGCGCAAGGTTATAGGTAGCTGAACCAGCTGAATGGTCAGCGTGGCCATCAATGTAAACTAATGGATCTACGCCACGTTTTTCTGACTCTTCCATTGATTTCTTAATTTCATTAACGTTGTGAGCAACGCTATTTTTTTGATCATCTTTAATGTTGTAACGATCAAAGTCAAAGTATACTACCTTGAATTGTTTTTGTTCTGCATCTTCCCAAGTGAAATCACCAGCTTTAGGGGTTGAAGCATCAATTTTTGTTGCAATGCCATCAACTAAAGCAAATTCGCCCAACTCTTCATCAAAAAAGCTGCTGATGCTACCATCTGCTGTTGGTATATCAATGCTTGATGATACTTGAGATTTGTTTTTTGCTTTTGACTTATTCTTTTGGCAACCAGACACGCTTAGTAATAAAATTACTAGAAATAATGACCCTGTGTTCTTCATAGCTTCCTCTGCATCATCAGTAGACTTTGTTATCAATATAGTTCATATCAACAGCACTTTATCACATTTTTAGTCATTTTTCTACTCATTATACATTATATTTTGTATAATAAAGACAAGACAACCTAATATAAGCTACACGAATGTCTCGATTTGTAAAAATTGATGGGACTATAAAAATGAAAATTACCAACGGAAATTAATGAAAAAAATATTAATTAATAATAACCCCTGGCAAACGCGTATAGCAATAACCAAGGATGAAGCGCTACAAAACATTTACTTTTCAGCGCATGCAACTGAGAACCTTGAGCGCATATTTTTCAAGGGCATTATTACCAAAGTACTGCCAGGAATTCAAACCGCTTTTGTAGAAATTGGCCAAGATCGCGCAGGATTTCTCCATATTTCAGAGATTGATCGCGAACTAGCAATAGAAAAGATCAGTAAACACATTCAAATGGATGATGGCGAAAGAGTAGAGCGCCCATCAAGCAGGCAACCGCTTGATATCAGCAAAATTTTACGTGAAGGCGACCCTATCCTAGTCCAAGTCAGCAAAGAACCGGTCTATGAAAAAGGAGCAAAGTTAACCACCTGCTTTACCCTTCCAGGACGTTTTGCTGTATTGATGCCTAATATTCCACGCATCGGTGTTTCTAAAAAGATTGAAGACCGCGAAGAACGCAACAGACTCAAAGACATCGTCAAAAATCATTTGCCTGACACCATGGGTGCGATTATTCGTACCACATCAGAAAATCGCAACGCAACAGAAATTGGTAAAGATCTTGACTTCTTGATCCAGACATGGAACGACATTCAAAAGAAATTCGAGACCGCTGAACCTAAAGAAAAATTGCACGAAGACCTTGATCTTACCCTGCAAGTGGTCCGTGATAACCTCGACGATGATGTTGAATTTGTTATTGCCGACACCAAACTAGACCAAAATGCCATCTATAAATTTGTAAAAAACATAGCACCTGAATACTCCCATAAAGTAAAAATTTATGATGGCGCTATGCCTTTATTTGAGCATTTTAATATCGAAAAACAAATTGAAGCAGTACTCAATAAAAAAGTAGAACTGAAATCTGGCGGCTCACTCATTATTGAATCAACAGAAGCTATGACCGTTGTTGACGTTAACACCGGCAAGTTTGTTGGCAAAAGCAACATGGAAGAAACCATATTTAAAACCAACCTTGAGGCTGCTGAAGAAGTTGTACGCCAACTTCGCTTGCGCAACATTGGTGGTTTGATTGTTATTGATTTTATCGACATGGCGATATCGGGCAACCGACAAAAGCTGTTCAAGTTTTTTGAGAAGAACCTTAAAGAACAAGATAAATTCCAATCAGTTGTACTCAAAGTTTCTGAGTTTGGCCTTGTGCAAATGACGCGTAAGCGCTCAGGAAAAACATTGGTACAAGAGTTGACTCATGATTGTCCTACCTGCAAAGGTTCTGGATTTATTAAGTCGCTGCAAACTGAATGCTATTGGATCCTCAGAAAGGTTAAAGAATTCCTTCAAGCTCAAAAGCCGCAAGAGATTACGTTGACCGTAAATTCTGATATGTTTACCTATATCAGCAATACTGAATACAATGCAATTCTGTATCTTGAAAAAAACTTTACCTGCAAAATTGCAATCCAGGATGACAAGAAACTTGCACTTTCTCAGTACAAAATCGAAAAAAAATGATACAGTAACTTAGATTCGATCTAAGCAATCTTTAAAATACCATCTCCCCTCTCAGTAGGCACAGTGGTACTAGTAAAAAGGCATATACCGTGGCAAAAACCGCATCTGTTCTCGACCGTTATCCAGAGTACGAAGTTAATATCGGCATGGAAGTCCATACCCAATTAACCACCAAAACTAAAATATTTTGTACATGCGCCAATGAAGTGGTCAAAGACCCAAACACTAATATTTGCCAAATCTGCGCTGGACATCCTGGTGTGTTGCCCGTACTCAATAAACAAGTTCTTGATTATGCGATTCTCGCCGGACTCGCAACAAACAGTACCATCGCAAGCGTATGCCAATTTGCCCGTAAACATTACTTTTATCCTGACTTGCCTAAAGGGTACCAAACCACACAAAGCGACCAGCCTATTTGCTCTGAAGGATATATTACTATTCGTTTGGAAGATGGCACCGATAAAAAAATACGGGTGACGCGCATTCACATGGAAGAAGATGCGGGTAAAAACATTCACGCTTCAAGCAGCGAAAGCTTTGTCGATTTAAACCGAGCTGGCACGCCACTTTTGGAAACAGTAAGTTATCCTGACCTTTCTAGCGCACAAGAAGTTAAATCATACTTAAAAGCATGGCGCTCAACAGTACTTTATTTAGACATCTGTTCTGGCAATATGGAAGATGGCGCATTTAGAGCCGACACCAATATTTCCGTGCGCAAAAAAGGCGCGGCACAACTAGGCACTAAGGTTGAACTTAAGAATATTAACTCGTTCAAATTTATTGGCGATGCTATTGAGCATGAAATCGAACGTCAAATTGAATTGCTAGAAAATGGTGGACGCGTTCGCCAAGAAACCAGATTATGGGACAGCAAAGCAAAAGAAACCGTTCTTATGCGTAGCAAAGAAGAAGCCGCTGACTATCGCTACTTCCAAGATCCTGATTTGCCATTAATTGCTATCGATTCAGCATGGATTGACCGCATGAAGCAAACCATGCCAGAACTCCCTGCTCAAAAATTTGAACGCCTAGTCAAAGATAGAGGCCTTACAACCTACGAAGCTGACATTATCGTTGACGATTTAGCTCTCGCTAATTATTACGAAAAAGCAGCAGAAAAATCTTCCAGCAAGCAAATTGTGCACTGGATTTTGCGTGACGTTATTGGCTACCTCAATGAGTACAAACTTACCTTGAATGAATTTAAAGTCACTCCTGAAAAGTTGGCTGAAATCATTGAACTTGTTGAGCAAGGTAAAATCAACAACACTGCTGCTAAAGAAGTATTCGCTCTTGTTGCCCAAACAGGTGCCAATCCAAGCCACATAGTCAAAGAAAAAGGCCTGGAACAAATCGGTTCATCTGAAGAGTTAGAAAAAATCGTTAAAGAAATTATCGATACTAATCCTCAGGTTGTTACTGATTATAAATCAGGCAAAGAAAGACTTTTTGGATTCTTTGTTGGGCAAGCCATGGCAAAAACACAAGGCAAGGGTAACCCTAAAATCCTACAAGAGTTGATCAAAAAATACTTGCAATAATTCAGCCATTTATTTAATCCCAGAAAGTCTCCCTTGACTATCGCCTATCTATCCATGCTAGTATTTGGCATGAGAGAATGACGAAAGATGGGAAAAATTATGAAATGGTATTATGGATTTTTGTTGGTATATTTTTGTCTCAACCAATCATTAGTAGGTGGAACAATGAAATTAACAAGTGCTGACTTTAAGCATAGTGAACAAATTCCTACACGCTTTACCTGCGAAGGCGAAAATATTTCGCCCAATCTATTTTGGACAGGCGCTCCATCAAAAATGGAGACGTTCGTAGTCATCGTAGAAGATCCAGATGCCCCAAGTGCAAAGAACCCAAATAAAGATGCATGGGTTCATTGGGTTGCATTTAATATTCCTCACACGGTACACAGACTTGATGTTGGCGCTGCTATTCACGCACTCGGCGGCAAAGAAGGCATCAATGACTCAAAAAATAAAAAATATGATGGCCCTTGTCCACCAGCCGGCTCGGGGCCTCACCGCTACTTTTTCAGACTCTATGCGCTGAATGTGACACTCTCCCTTCATGCCGGTGCAACAAAGCAAGAAGTTGTGGACGCGATGAAGCATCATATAATCGCCCAAGGGGAACTTATTGGCACCTACGAAATAAAATAGTAACATTTCATTGATTACTATGTTTGAAAGTCATAGCTTCTAAAAGATATGAGGCCCACATATTTCTTTAGGTCAGAAATATGTGGGCCCTTAATGAAGGAAGATCTCATGTTGCTCAAATATGCCCACCTTATCCTACTCGGCACTCTTCCTCTCTATAGCATGCAAGAAACAAAAAACCAGGAAACAGAATCTGATGTCTCTATATATATCCCCATACATAGCCAAGGCGACATAACAACTATTATATCTGTCACACTAACCAAATCGAGCGTGGTTGAAGACATAAAAAAAAAGTGGGCCGCAACACAAAAAATCTCAAAAGAAGATTGTGTAAAAATACAACTCACCTACCCCGTTAAAGACCGTCACTTGGTAGAACCATTGCCGAATAACATGCTCCTGACAAAAGTTTATGCAGAAAGTGCAATGGCATTGACCGTAAAAGGATTGCGAGCGTATCTAGAAGAATAACAGCACTCAAATTATAGGGAAAACATGTCAAAAGCTTTTTTTGCATTATTACTATTCTTTTCCTCCGTTCGTTCATCTCAAACAAACACCTTTTTCATTGAATATTCTGTTGAGCCAGAAATATGCTACATTGAGCGAAGTCCCTACGACCATGAATTTAATCGCCTGGCAGAATCTGCCGACCACATGCTTTTTGATATTGCTGATGAAATGGTTCATTTTATTGCCAAATTTCCGCCAGAATATCGTTATTATTGCCAAGATCTATTGATAGACATGCAGGTGATGCTCAATGGGGCCAGTTCTCTATGGCAAGACTATATTACTGATTATTATGATGCTTACGGACCTTATACACTATCCCAACTACAACGGATCAATCCGGCATTAAAACGATTAGGAGAAACACTTTATAGGTTTCGGGGTAACTTTAAAATAGGCATTAATACTTATCGAAACGCCT containing:
- a CDS encoding YbhB/YbcL family Raf kinase inhibitor-like protein: MKWYYGFLLVYFCLNQSLVGGTMKLTSADFKHSEQIPTRFTCEGENISPNLFWTGAPSKMETFVVIVEDPDAPSAKNPNKDAWVHWVAFNIPHTVHRLDVGAAIHALGGKEGINDSKNKKYDGPCPPAGSGPHRYFFRLYALNVTLSLHAGATKQEVVDAMKHHIIAQGELIGTYEIK
- a CDS encoding glycosyltransferase, with protein sequence MKKIVIFSSYGGGGHTAVANALTGYLSNEYEIVVTNVFSQVLGSLDPIKTFSFGKGSGEDVYNYFMPLKWYGFLNFYYSLGAIFFNLRRTKVKKLLKTYIQEQKPDIIISVIPIINNSILCVAQELNIPFLLIPTDLDITTFLEGIKSPAYEKFKIALAFEDEEARARLSQAKIEEKTTHITGFVVRPDFFEPKNRSLLKREFKLEEDKPTVLLLLGAVGLQSLYSFTQELGKLSFPVNLIICTGRQVEIKNKIDALRFPNHITKVTVGFTHRISDLMAMADILITKSGSVSVCESIYTELPMILDATTKILAWEQANHRFVQRHKLGTSVMKENNLATLVTQLLKNSAIFASYQNNLALLQKKHGGNQVKNLIKSML
- the gatB gene encoding Asp-tRNA(Asn)/Glu-tRNA(Gln) amidotransferase subunit GatB — translated: MAKTASVLDRYPEYEVNIGMEVHTQLTTKTKIFCTCANEVVKDPNTNICQICAGHPGVLPVLNKQVLDYAILAGLATNSTIASVCQFARKHYFYPDLPKGYQTTQSDQPICSEGYITIRLEDGTDKKIRVTRIHMEEDAGKNIHASSSESFVDLNRAGTPLLETVSYPDLSSAQEVKSYLKAWRSTVLYLDICSGNMEDGAFRADTNISVRKKGAAQLGTKVELKNINSFKFIGDAIEHEIERQIELLENGGRVRQETRLWDSKAKETVLMRSKEEAADYRYFQDPDLPLIAIDSAWIDRMKQTMPELPAQKFERLVKDRGLTTYEADIIVDDLALANYYEKAAEKSSSKQIVHWILRDVIGYLNEYKLTLNEFKVTPEKLAEIIELVEQGKINNTAAKEVFALVAQTGANPSHIVKEKGLEQIGSSEELEKIVKEIIDTNPQVVTDYKSGKERLFGFFVGQAMAKTQGKGNPKILQELIKKYLQ
- a CDS encoding GNAT family N-acetyltransferase, which translates into the protein MEHILKTITLAPDTNLVISRPSVDDAAAIIEFLNMVGGETDFLTFGLNGFPLSLAEEQQTIVESLEFNICLMLVGRVNGEIASQLFLQRSKDVPLTSIGDIGISVSKKYWGLSIGRHMIMTAIEWAKTNNLTKLQLQVSSNNERAIGLYKKLGFIIENTVTQDIMKINDTPCDDYIMGLEL
- a CDS encoding glycosyltransferase, which encodes MKKIIIFTSTGGGGHTAVSNALKKYLDDTYTIEINDVFNDVLGPLDLTNYLTGGRLTYVGIYNYYTAKKWYRFLNFMFKPAAWFFNTIARTKIHTLLKNYFTQTKPDLIISVAPLVNSFILDVAQQKNIPFLLVPTDLDLDTFIINIKKPTYKKFKIALPFDDAQEKNELAQAKIPSSMYDITGFVVGPEFFEPKDKDAIKNQYKITKDKPVILVILGSLGSQALYEFAQQLAQLSFPAHLILCLGKEALSKEAVQSITFPKYITVSMIAFTDRVSDLMAIADLLITKSGSVSVNEAIYMNLPMILDATSSILTWEAYNHDFIKKHGFGTNITDFTQLTQLVTYILMPPATQLGLYKNNLVIFEKKHGGDEIKKLIKAII
- a CDS encoding Rne/Rng family ribonuclease; amino-acid sequence: MKKILINNNPWQTRIAITKDEALQNIYFSAHATENLERIFFKGIITKVLPGIQTAFVEIGQDRAGFLHISEIDRELAIEKISKHIQMDDGERVERPSSRQPLDISKILREGDPILVQVSKEPVYEKGAKLTTCFTLPGRFAVLMPNIPRIGVSKKIEDREERNRLKDIVKNHLPDTMGAIIRTTSENRNATEIGKDLDFLIQTWNDIQKKFETAEPKEKLHEDLDLTLQVVRDNLDDDVEFVIADTKLDQNAIYKFVKNIAPEYSHKVKIYDGAMPLFEHFNIEKQIEAVLNKKVELKSGGSLIIESTEAMTVVDVNTGKFVGKSNMEETIFKTNLEAAEEVVRQLRLRNIGGLIVIDFIDMAISGNRQKLFKFFEKNLKEQDKFQSVVLKVSEFGLVQMTRKRSGKTLVQELTHDCPTCKGSGFIKSLQTECYWILRKVKEFLQAQKPQEITLTVNSDMFTYISNTEYNAILYLEKNFTCKIAIQDDKKLALSQYKIEKK
- a CDS encoding OmpA family protein; translated protein: MKNTGSLFLVILLLSVSGCQKNKSKAKNKSQVSSSIDIPTADGSISSFFDEELGEFALVDGIATKIDASTPKAGDFTWEDAEQKQFKVVYFDFDRYNIKDDQKNSVAHNVNEIKKSMEESEKRGVDPLVYIDGHADHSAGSATYNLALSEKRAAVLRDALVVKGIPKENIKIIGRGKEVPAMLNGKPVTGDRKEQWPNRRDEVRVMVG
- the mnmE gene encoding tRNA uridine-5-carboxymethylaminomethyl(34) synthesis GTPase MnmE; the protein is MILSHDDQVIIAQCTPNGSGAIALLRISGTHAISVASKISKLASGKSLLSLPTHTVHFGFIIDAQGNHIDQVMFTIMQGPKTFTGQDVVEITCHNNPFIIQEIIDQALAHGARLAQAGEFTKRAVLNDKIDLIQAEAINELIHANTQMALKKSLAQLEGSFSSWIFAIEKTLIKALAFSEASFEFIDEEMTFSNQIKQMISSTLQTITVIKKTFDQQLHIRQGVRIAIIGSVNAGKSSLFNALLHKERAIVTNIAGTTRDVIEAGVYKDNSYWTLIDTAGLRQTNDIIEKEGIKRSGQEAQLADIILLVFDGSRTISGDEQIVYKELLEKYQHKTIIIQNKADLPAHYNELIAQLSGVIALSSNDAIAVAKVEEKISSTITALLEKNESPFLLNKRHYNLLIDLEKRLLEIDSMLLHESPAYELLSYHLNDALAFLCELTGKTISEQGMDAVFREFCVGK